DNA sequence from the Caldilineales bacterium genome:
GCCGGGCAGATACAGCTGCTGTTCCCAGTGCGCCAATGTGTGCGGCGCGGTGAGCATGTGGCTGGCGGCCAGTTCCGCCTGCACCAGCTCGCCCGCGGGCAGATCGTCCACCACCTGCAGCTGGCGCGTCAGTTGCAGCACCTGGCCGCAAACTTCGTTATCGAACACCAGCTTGGGCAGGCTGAAAACAAGGACGTAATCGAGCAGGCCGGGGCCAGAGACGGAGTTGATCCCGGCCAGGGCCGCCAACAGGGCGCTGCCGTAGGTTTCGGCCCCGGCTTGTGCATCCAGCACTTTGCTATCGCTCAGGGCCATATAGGCCTGGGTGGGCAGCCCCAGCCGCTTGCCCACCTGGGCGTTGATCAGATTCAGGTACATGGCCTGCACGCCCAACATGGGCGAAGTGGCCTCTTTCATGTGGAATTCGGCCGGCGCGCCGCCATAGAGCACCGCCGTCCCCGGTTTGATCACCTGCGCCATCACCACCCCGGCCAGGGTATCGACGGCATGGAACACCGCCGCCCCGACCAAAGTCACCGGCGCGGTCAGGCCCATCAACGTCACCGGCACGATTTCGACCGGGATGCCCGCCTCGACGCAATCGATCAGGTTTTGGCACGAGTCTTCGCTGTAGCGAAAGTTGCCCGTGGCCGTGATCGTGAAGATCGACAACGGCCGCGCCGCCAGGTCGGCCCGGTCGCGGCGGAAGAGCGCCATCATCGCCGCCATGCGCGGCACGCCGTGCTCGGTGAAGGCCCCGGAGACAATCGGACGGCGGGAATTGGTCAGGCACAGATACAGCCGCCAGGCGTCGGAAACCTCCGGGGCGATGTCGTGGGTCGAGAAAGCCGTGGCCAGGTAGGCGATGTGGGGCAGGCCATCGCACACCCGCACGTACTCGACGAAATCAGCCGTAAGCGCGTCGCGCGTGGCGCCGGTGCGGTGATCCTGCACCCGCAGCCCGCTGGAGCCGGGCGTGAAATGCACCCGGTCGGCGCCCAAATGGGCATGCGGCTTGCCATCGCGGTCATAGAGCCAGAAAGAAGCCGGGGCCGAAGCCAGCGCCCGCTCGACGACATCATCCGGGAACAGAACCCGGCCCTTCCCATCCAGCGGCAGCCCTGCCCCCACCAGACGCTGCTCCAGGCCCCGTCCTCGCACCTCCATCCCCACCGTCGCCAACAAATGGCGCGCCTCGCTGATGATGCTGTCCAGCAGGTCGGGCGAGGCGACGGTAAGGGTGGGGCGCATGGCGGTCGGTGGCAGCGCAGTTGCCGCAGACAGGGCGGCGGGTGGGGCCATTCTAGCCGCTTGCCCGCCTGTTGGCAAACGTTTGCAGCAAGGGTACAATGGCCGCACCGTTGCCCTCCCGCCGCCTTCCCCCGACTTCGACATGCGACGCTTCCTCGTCTTCCTCCTCCTGGCGCTGGTGCTGCTGGGCGCAGCCTGCCAGCCCGGCCCGACCGACCCAACGCCTGGCCCGACCGACCTGCGCCTCCTCGTCCTGCCCGACGACGGCCCCGCCGCGGTGATCGCCCTCATCGACGGCGCCCAGGAATCGATCCGCTTCAAGATCTATCTGCTGACGAGCGACGAGATCATCGCCGCCCTGGCGGCAGCCGCCAACCGGGGAGTGGAAGTGCGGGTGCTGATCGAGCAGAACCCGGTGGGAGGGGGCGAGAGCAACCAACAATCGGCCGACCGGCTGAAAGAAGCAGGGGTGAGCGTGCGATGGGCGCCCTCGCTCTACCAGCTGACACACGAGAAAAGCCTGCTGGTGGACGACAGACAGGCCCTGGTGAGCACGTTCAACTATACGAAAAGCTCCTTCGCGAACAACCGCGAGTACGGGCTGCTGACGGCCGACCCGGCCCTGGTGAGCGAGATCGCCGCCATCTTCGACGCCGACTGGACCGGCAAGCCCTACGAGCGGGTGCGGAACCCGGCCCTGGTCGTCAGCCCGCTGAATAGCCGCCCACAGATCGAGGCCCTGATCGACGGCGCCCAGAAGTCGCTCTGGTTGGAGGAAAATACGCTGCTCGACGACGACATCGCCGGCCGGCTGGCTGCTGCCGCCCAACGAGGCGTCGAGGTTCGTTTTCTCGGCCCGCTGCGAACGGACGAAGAGGATCTGGCTGAACCGAACTACCGGCGTTTGCAGGCAGCCGGGGCGCAAGTCAGCCGCCTGGCCGCACCGTATGTCCACGCCAAAGTGATCGTGGCCGACGGCAAGCGGGCGCTGGTGGGGTCGATCAACCTCAGCGCTGCCTCGCTGAACAAGAACCGCGAGCTGGGGCTGGTGACGGAAGACGCCGCCATCATCGCCCGGCTTCAGAAAACCTTCGAGGGCGACTGGCAGCTCGCCCGCCAGGTCAGGGCGGCCCCGACCGGCGTCATCGGCTGGCAGGAAGCAGGCAACTACCTGGGGGCCGAGGTCACGGTCGAAGGCGAAATCATGCGCACGCACGATACCGGCAAAGTCACCTTCCTCAATTTCACACCCAACTACCGCGGCACGCTCACCCTCGTCATTTTTGCCTCCGACTACGACCGCTATCCGGCGGCGCCCGTGGATTACTTCCTGAACAAGCATCTGCGCGCAAAGGGCATGGTGAAGGACTATCAGGGGGCGCCGGAGATCATCATCGATTCCCCCGATCAGATCGAAATCCTGCTGGCGGCCGCGGCCCAACCTGTCTCAACCCAACCTGCCGCCGCCGACGCCCCCACCTCACTCGCGGCCACAAGCGCCCCCCTGCCCCCCACTCCCGCCGCGGCCGCGGCCATCGTCGCCTGGCGGGACGCGGACGACCACATGGGCCAGGAGATCACGGTGGAGGGCAAGGTGGTGCGCACGCACGACACCGGCAAAGTCACATTCCTCAATTTCACCGACGAGTGGCGAGGGACCCTCAGCATCGTCATCTTCGCCAGCGATTATGACAAATTCCCGCAACCGCCCAGCCAACTGTTTCGCGACCAGACCGTGCGCGTCAGCGGCCAGGTGAAGGAATACCAGGGCGCGCCGGAAATCGTGGTCGAGTCAGCCGACGCCATCGAGATCATCGCCGCGGGGCCAGGCGACGATGCCACATCCGCGGGCGAAGCCGCACCCACCGCCTCGCTTGCGGCAACCGCTCCCCCGCCCACCGGCGTCATCCCCTGGCAACAGGCCGGCGACTACCGGGGCCAGACGATCACCATCTCTGGCCGCATCGTACGCGCCAGCGACATCGGCAGCATCACCTTCCTCAACTTCAGCCAGGAGCGCGGTGATTTCGTCGCCGTCATCTTCCAGGATGACTATGCGAATTTCTCCTCCCCGCCCGCCGAACTGTATCAGGGCCAATCGGTGTGGGTCACGGGCCAGGTGACAGAGCACGATGGCGTCCCCCAGATCGTCGTCCGCTCGCCCGCACAGATCGAAATCTTCCCCTGATTCCTCCTTCGCACCCTTCGCGCCCTTCGCGGATGATCCTCCTTCGCGCCCTTCGCGGATCAAAAGCCAATGCTCGCCCTGCTCCAAAGCCTGCCTCCAGCCACCCGCGCGGCGCTGGCCGCCACCCGAATCGATATCGCCAAGCGTCCGCTTGCCCTCGTCGGCGCGGCCAGCAGAGCGAGAGGGCAGATCGAGGCGCTTTTCGATGGCGCTGAAATCATCGCTTCCATCGACGACGGCCGGGAATTCAGCCTCGTCATCCCCGAAGAAGATCTACCGGGTCTGGATGTGCTCGGACTCGACCTGCGCGTCGAGCGCCCCTTCCGCCTTCTGCGGCTGGACGTCGTCCTCCCCTGGACGACCGTCGGCTATGGCGCCGCCATCTTCGCCGCCCTGACCCAGGCAGGCGTCAGCGCCGGAATGCTGAGCGGCTTCAGCCACGACTATCTCCTGATCCCGTCCGCCAGCCTGTCCGTGGCGGTGGCGGCGCTCAACCGCCTGTTCGCCCAGGCCCAACGCGAAACGTGAGGAAAGTTGCCCTTCCCTCACGTTTCACGCCTCACGTTTCACGCCTCACGCCGGCGGCTCGGCTGGCTCGGACGGTTGCGACGGCTCGGCCGCCTTCTGCTCCATGCGGGAGATGACCTCGTCAAGTTCGCGATTCATCGCCTTCATGCCCTTGAGCAAGCCCTCGCGCACATCGAAGGTCACTTTGCTGCTGCGCACGGTATCGGCGACTTTGGCCGCCTGTTCGCCCACTTGCCTGGCGGCGTCGGTGCTGCGAGCTTTCGACAAGGCGTCATTGACCTCGGTGACGACATTGTGGAAGCCTTCGCGAACCTCGGTCTCGACTTGCTGCCACTGCGGGCTGTTCAGGGCCGACTGAATGGCGACGCCAAATTTCTTGCCCAACGCCGTCAATTCATCGACGAGCGTGTTGGCGGGGGCCGGCGCGGGGGTTGGTTGTTCGACCTCGGGGGCGGGGCCGGTAGGTTGTTCGGTGCTCATGGATGGCCTTCCTCGGATGGGTTGGGATGGGGTTAGGAAAGGGAACGGATGGGAACGTGCGCCACGAGTGGCTAGTGTAGCAGCTTCGGCGCACGCCGGCAATCGCCGGCAAGAGCGGGCGCTGGCCTGGCCGCGGCAGGCGGCATCTGCTTTCAGACGCTCTTGTTTCAATACGCAGAGATGGCGGCAAGGTTTCAGCCAGGCAGCGGCGCGCGAGCGGCGCGCGAGCGGCCCCCGTGCGCTTGCTATTTGTGGGCGACGCCCTGTGCTATAATGCTTTCATCCCATTGCAAGCCAACCCCATCTCAAGGAGATCAGACATGTTCGGATCACTTGGCACCACCGAGTTGATCATCATCCTCGTCATCGTTCTGCTCATCTTCGGCGCCGGCAGACTGCCCGAAGTCTTCCGCTCGCTCGGCTCCGGCATCAAAGAATTCCGTGAGGCCTCGAGCGGCGATAGCAAGGACGCCAAGAAAAAGGGCGATGAGGCCGCCACTCCGACGACGGCCGATCGTTCCTGAAGCCCCTATCCCCAGCACGATGCCACCTGCCTGCGCCTCGCCCACGCGGGACGCGGGCTTTGTTTTGTCCACTTCCGGACGATAGCGAGCGATCGATGAGGGAGCGGGCGCATCTGGCCGTGCCCATCGCCACCGTCGGCGCGGCCGAAGCCCTGGCGATGGCGGCCGAGAGCGCGGCCGGCGGCGCCACCCTGGTCGAGTATCGCCTCGACCTCATGGCCGACTTCGACCTGCCCCGCTTGCTCGCCTCCTCGCCCCTCCCGGCCATCGTCACCTGCCGGCCGCCCAACCAGGGCGGTTGCTTCCGCGGCGCCACCACCGAGCGACTGGCCATCCTCCGCCGGGCCATCGATCTTGAGGCCGCCTTTGTCGATGTCGAAGCCGACATCCTGCCCCAAGTCCGCGACCATCCCCGCCTGCGCACGCAACTGATCGGCTCGCACCACGACTTTGGCGCCAGGTTGCACGATTGGAAGGGCCTGGGGCACCAACTGGCCGCCGCCGGCGCCGATGTGATCAAACTGGCAGGGATGGCAGACAGCAGCGACGACGCCCTGCCGCCGCTGAAATGGTTGGCGGGTCTGATGCAGCCCGGCATCGGCATCGTCATGGGCAGCCACGGCCTGGCCAGCCGCCTCCTGGCCCCGCGCTTTGGCGCCAGCCTGCTCAGCTTTGCCGCCCTGGGCGATGGCACTGCACCCGGCCAGATCGGTCTGGCCGAGATGGTGGGGGCGTTCGGATACCACCGGCTGGCCGGGGCCGACCCCCTCCTCGTCCTCCTCACCCCGCCCGCCATCCCCTGGGAGGTGGTGCGAGAAATCCGCCAGGCCCTGGAAGACGCCGCCCGCGGCCCCGCCCCCTGGCTTCTGCCCATCCCCACCGCCTCGCTCGGCCCCAGCCTCCTGGCCGCCTGCCAGCTAGCGCGCAGCGATGGCATCCTTTGTCTCGCCGGCGTCGAGCGCGACCCGCGCCTG
Encoded proteins:
- a CDS encoding trimethylamine methyltransferase family protein, with amino-acid sequence MAPPAALSAATALPPTAMRPTLTVASPDLLDSIISEARHLLATVGMEVRGRGLEQRLVGAGLPLDGKGRVLFPDDVVERALASAPASFWLYDRDGKPHAHLGADRVHFTPGSSGLRVQDHRTGATRDALTADFVEYVRVCDGLPHIAYLATAFSTHDIAPEVSDAWRLYLCLTNSRRPIVSGAFTEHGVPRMAAMMALFRRDRADLAARPLSIFTITATGNFRYSEDSCQNLIDCVEAGIPVEIVPVTLMGLTAPVTLVGAAVFHAVDTLAGVVMAQVIKPGTAVLYGGAPAEFHMKEATSPMLGVQAMYLNLINAQVGKRLGLPTQAYMALSDSKVLDAQAGAETYGSALLAALAGINSVSGPGLLDYVLVFSLPKLVFDNEVCGQVLQLTRQLQVVDDLPAGELVQAELAASHMLTAPHTLAHWEQQLYLPGPVFDRKNRDAWQRGGQQDLWQRAIAEVDSRLAAYTPLETDRALDAELRRLIGTGLPDGAALPEIPPPPALAPPATPAPRRLSRSERLSQQ
- a CDS encoding ACT domain-containing protein; this translates as MLALLQSLPPATRAALAATRIDIAKRPLALVGAASRARGQIEALFDGAEIIASIDDGREFSLVIPEEDLPGLDVLGLDLRVERPFRLLRLDVVLPWTTVGYGAAIFAALTQAGVSAGMLSGFSHDYLLIPSASLSVAVAALNRLFAQAQRET
- the tatA gene encoding twin-arginine translocase TatA/TatE family subunit, producing the protein MFGSLGTTELIIILVIVLLIFGAGRLPEVFRSLGSGIKEFREASSGDSKDAKKKGDEAATPTTADRS
- a CDS encoding type I 3-dehydroquinate dehydratase; protein product: MFCPLPDDSERSMRERAHLAVPIATVGAAEALAMAAESAAGGATLVEYRLDLMADFDLPRLLASSPLPAIVTCRPPNQGGCFRGATTERLAILRRAIDLEAAFVDVEADILPQVRDHPRLRTQLIGSHHDFGARLHDWKGLGHQLAAAGADVIKLAGMADSSDDALPPLKWLAGLMQPGIGIVMGSHGLASRLLAPRFGASLLSFAALGDGTAPGQIGLAEMVGAFGYHRLAGADPLLVLLTPPAIPWEVVREIRQALEDAARGPAPWLLPIPTASLGPSLLAACQLARSDGILCLAGVERDPRLGQRNQWGRIPPAVLAVARPWLARSET